The following nucleotide sequence is from Gemmatimonadota bacterium.
CCATTCGAAGCTCCCGCCCACCCCCGGATCCGTGAAGAGCGGCCCGAGGGTCTCGTCGCCGCCGCAGGCCCCGAACGCGGCGGAGCCGAGGGCCGCGGCCAGCGCCGCGACCCTCCACCCCTTCGTCGCGGATGGGATGCTAACGGACACGGAACAGACGCTGCGTCTGCGCCGCCGTCCCCTCGTAGGCGAAGCCCAGGGCCGGCATGACCTCGTGGCACTCGGGGTCGTTCGGGAAGGACATGCAGCCCTTCGCGGCGGTGTTGGCCGTCAGATCACTGTCCGACAGGATGGCGCCCAGGTCCGCCACGATCTCGTCCGTGGTCCAGTCGAAGCCGTTGAACGTGACCGTCATCCGGTGCTCGTTGGCACAGGAGGTGGCCGGCGTCACCGGCGAGCCCGTGGGCGTGCACCCGGTGCTCCCCAGGTGCACGAACCACCCGTCCGGCTGCGCCGCCGACGTGTGGTCCATCCGCGCGAACTTGTAGCCGCCGTTCCACGACCAGAACAACGCCGTCAGATCCAGCGGCGCCTGCGCCGTGGTCTGATCCACGTGGTTCATGGAGAAGGGCACGCCCAGCGTGAAGCGCACGCCGGTGTACGTGCCCGCGGGCACCTCGCCGCGGATGGTGGTGTTGGTGGCGGCCGTGCCGTTGACGCACGGGCCCGAGCCGTTCTCGAAGTCCAGGAGCGCCAGGTTCTCCCGCTGCCACAGCCCGTCCTGCTCCAGGCTCAGCGCGACCTCGGCCCCGTTGGAATCGATCAGGGACACGCCGGAGATGTAGAGCCGGAAATCCGTGGGGGTGATCGTCGTGCCCGAGGCACCGACGTTGGCGAAGCTCGCGCCACAGGTGAACGGCTGCCCGTTCACCTCGGCGCCGAACTGCAAGGTCACATCGATGGGCCCGGAGGGCGCGGAGGGTTCGTCGTCACAGGCCGCGAAGGCCGCGAACGGCACCAGGAGCGCGGCGGAGGCGCGGCGCAGGATACGTCGGTTCGTCATCGGGTCTCATTCCACCTGAAGCGGATGGGCCGCGCCACCACCGTTGGTGACGAGGGACAGCCGGACAGAGAGCCGGTGCACGCCCGATGCGCCGCTCCCGCAGGAGGCGGCGTGCGCGATGGCCCCGGGCGCACGGGACGTGCGACCGGAGCGGCGTCAGGACTGGAGCGTGCCCGGAATCAGGCGGGAGGAGCCGTGGCGAACGGGAGCCCGAGGTGATCGAGCCGGGAGACCTGCGCGTGCCGGGGGCCCGGCACGCTCGAGGAGAAGGCCACCTCCACCGCGGCCGGCTGGAACGTCGCCTGCGCCGGCAGACCGGTGGCGAAGTCGCAGCAGCACAGGCCCGAGCAGCAGGCATCGTCCGCGGGCTCCGACGGCCCGGACGCGGACCCGTGGCCCTGGTGTAGCGCGCCGGGCGAGGTGTCCGACGGGGCGCCGTGTGCACCGTGTGCACCGTGCCCGTCGGGCCCGGAGCCGTCCTGCGCCATGAGGCCGGCCGGCCCGGAATGCCCGAGGCACTCCGGGAACAGGCTGGGGCCCAGGGGGCCGAACTGGGCCAGGAGGCCCAGCATCACCCACGCGGTCAGGCGTCGCAGCGTCCGGTCCATCACGCTGGAACGCTACCACGGGCCGCCGCGCCGTGGCAACCCGGTCGGTCGGGGGTGCGGGCGGCAGTCAGGAGACGGGCGCCGGCACCAGCTCGTCGAGGTAGTGGCGCAGCATCCGACGCCAGGTGGGCCAGTCGTGGTCCCAGTCCGACCCCCACGAGTCCACGCGGTTGGGGACGCCCTTGCGGCCCAACAGGTCCGCCACCCGCCAGGATTCGCCGATGTTCTCGGCTTTTCCCTCCCCGGCCGCCAGGAGGACGAACCGTGTCCGGAGGGCGTCCAGGGTGGGTCCCTCCAGCGC
It contains:
- a CDS encoding metallo-mystery pair system four-Cys motif protein, with amino-acid sequence MTNRRILRRASAALLVPFAAFAACDDEPSAPSGPIDVTLQFGAEVNGQPFTCGASFANVGASGTTITPTDFRLYISGVSLIDSNGAEVALSLEQDGLWQRENLALLDFENGSGPCVNGTAATNTTIRGEVPAGTYTGVRFTLGVPFSMNHVDQTTAQAPLDLTALFWSWNGGYKFARMDHTSAAQPDGWFVHLGSTGCTPTGSPVTPATSCANEHRMTVTFNGFDWTTDEIVADLGAILSDSDLTANTAAKGCMSFPNDPECHEVMPALGFAYEGTAAQTQRLFRVR